Genomic DNA from Shouchella patagoniensis:
CTTGATCCACTAATACGTCAATCCCGTTCACTTTGAAATGTGTATCGTTATCGTTTTGTTCATTATCGAAGCCCATTCCATAAGATAGTCCTGAACAACCGCCGCCTTTTACGCCAATCCGTAGCATTAATGAGCTATCGCCTTCGTCAGACTTCATTTCATTAATTTGAGCTGCTGCTGCATCTGTAAGAGTAATCATAAATATGCCTCCCTCACTTTAGTTTCTTGTGTTAGTATAAGGCCTTTTTATTTTATACTCAAGTCCTCTGCTTAGTAAACGGAACCTCTTTATGATTTTGAATCATCAAGATGTCATTGTGTATTTGATCAATTTCTTCGCTATACATTAAAACAAGGGGATGGGACAATCCATATTGTTTCACAGCCTGAAGCATTAGCGCACGGACATGTTCTAGTTTCTCATATGTTGTCTTCATTATTACCACCCCACTCCACTAATAAAGATCCACTGAACCGCATATTACTTACATTTTAAAATTTATCGATCAAGCTTGCAATAAAAATGTTTTGACCCCTTCACTCTGCATTCCTTTCCTTATGAAATGTCTAGTAGTATAATAGATTGCAAGTACGTAAATATGAAGTATTTTGAAATAGTTGTGATGTTCCAAAGGAGGATTTCGAAGATGAGTGTATTGCTTACCGACACGAAGCTTCATGGAGTAAAAGAAAAAGTATTAAATGGAGAACGCTTGTCAATTGAAGATGGGCTAACTTTATACGAAACACCAGATTTATTAGGAGTTGCACAATTGGCTAACCTAGTCAATGAGCGAAAAAATGGTCAAAACGTCTATTTTATTGAGAATCTCTACATAAACCCTACAAATGTATGTGAAGCGAATTGTGGTTTTTGTGGATTTAAACGAAAGCCTGGTGAAGAAGGCGCGTATACGATGGACGAAGAAGCTCTGCTTAAGTATGTAGCGGACCGTTGGAACGATAATATTCGTGAGTTCCACATCGTTGGTGGACATAACAATGAAGTTGGTTTTGATTACTATGTGAATACAGTAAAAACGTTAAAGAAACATTACCCTCAAGTTACTGTAAAGGCATATACTGGTGCAGAAATTGAGTTCTTCTCTCGCTTAGCAGGCATTTCTATGAAAGAAGTCATTCAAACGTTAATGGATGCCGGTCTATCAACATTAACAGGTGGAGGGGCGGAAAT
This window encodes:
- a CDS encoding Spo0E family sporulation regulatory protein-aspartic acid phosphatase, producing the protein MKTTYEKLEHVRALMLQAVKQYGLSHPLVLMYSEEIDQIHNDILMIQNHKEVPFTKQRT
- the mqnE gene encoding aminofutalosine synthase MqnE, whose protein sequence is MSVLLTDTKLHGVKEKVLNGERLSIEDGLTLYETPDLLGVAQLANLVNERKNGQNVYFIENLYINPTNVCEANCGFCGFKRKPGEEGAYTMDEEALLKYVADRWNDNIREFHIVGGHNNEVGFDYYVNTVKTLKKHYPQVTVKAYTGAEIEFFSRLAGISMKEVIQTLMDAGLSTLTGGGAEILTERYRAIMSSEKASTDQWLEAHETAHNLGLRTHSTMLYGSVESKEERLIHMKRVRELQDRTNGFMVFIPLAMQPKNIKAGLNRRTSAYDDMRTIAISRLMLDNFPHIKAYWINIGVQLTQMALTFGSSDIHGTLIEERISHSVGALTSSGITRKELIHMIKGAGKNPVERDTFYNHIKEY
- a CDS encoding HesB/IscA family protein, with translation MITLTDAAAAQINEMKSDEGDSSLMLRIGVKGGGCSGLSYGMGFDNEQNDNDTHFKVNGIDVLVDQESEPIIKGLIIDYKQNMMGGGFTIDNPNAIAKCGCGSSFRTAVNAGTPENC